One part of the Saprospiraceae bacterium genome encodes these proteins:
- a CDS encoding type II toxin-antitoxin system RelE/ParE family toxin: protein MARKIIWTKRATSKLGSLTEYLNQKWSENVAKQFILRTFELVELLSKQPNIGPFQNSEKKIRGILISKHNRLFYRTTSHKIIILNIFDTRSNPKKQA from the coding sequence ATGGCTAGAAAAATAATTTGGACAAAAAGGGCAACATCAAAATTAGGCTCTTTGACTGAGTATTTAAATCAGAAATGGAGTGAAAACGTTGCCAAACAGTTTATATTAAGAACATTTGAGCTTGTAGAACTCTTAAGCAAACAACCAAATATAGGACCGTTCCAAAATTCCGAAAAGAAAATCAGAGGAATTCTAATTTCTAAACACAATAGACTATTTTATCGAACAACTTCGCATAAAATCATAATACTAAATATTTTTGACACAAGATCTAATCCTAAAAAACAAGCATAA